One window from the genome of Ciona intestinalis unplaced genomic scaffold, KH HT000127.2, whole genome shotgun sequence encodes:
- the LOC100177334 gene encoding uncharacterized protein LOC100177334 isoform X3 — MPGFILTTTYLDWPRIHFTGKVFVDTPTTNNYRCYFDNQHFCPHCNTFRNAYASKIIKSNVTLPRYKFSSNTPNPMGTGHFFFHETTVKSVCWEKGKPCTTVDPMVKRKVHGVSPGRMVDLDVDWQLSPEVVGYDIHIPGVLTAHMVAGISNQLTIRIFETGTSGGDMKDLASIKSKLVRVKWIDPYFKAKFRNKTSLSIIFTIDLFTYVKYMGRISGTIGMTSDDDPVNVFGSRVMKPNNAVDVYEAPINLDVKSKILLLDLASAIKCNAKGNFAVNDLKNVDVIVYPVTDSICRSPVFDCCIRSLSCGKARGFLLTIGGALNYVQKSQDWYTTYGGIVEISLAWADEHILDILANSRFGLVSRSKISASEILKSPPLSYTMFSLLPQQSCNMETKIGSCKLVMSESPFGINYKPMGRFTERKSRGETWDIQTLVSSFGRPLQGANLFVRNIKKSKTLASCTSRKDPCGMYLSVPANALDLGNTVTSDVNGVARLPIKVVRSPGFPRRCGIDGQVYILGMFLDYTSHGQRVKLGDGGMFVATMSSQTERLMIKQCGIDRAFGAMGLALKVYGSLPVSTMQKTCPTWVDDVKPIFQFYNNMVPVMARDHIIDLRNVQDVRSKLRMINMSMFEYDWNHPNFMPTTRDLSPDKTEIVRRWLECEMNGITGGIPTQKTSFTAEQQNVCGSARNLEKTVDDLRRYIQGGMWIELYTIPPYMTAMFSLKKNHPKEAYSLLKSIVTEEMLHMSLNSNVLNAIGGKPNLTDDYWLPDYPTNFPSLDFYQIKPDLTLKLEKFSTSLLKDFSEIEEPSPPSVQRILHNIALLWGKLPEDGGGRWNSREQDGKTVYEDSASGVENTPRWLEDAYTYHDNGRINLLRSSQDNFWSEVFEISSQLLEQPDIMDAYSIGGFYAHVMLKIIQTESCVRLENESKTIFTGLKTRQLGPNQWYGTKGLSSATLFPVHSLKSGIEALMEIVYEGEGGTLCSPYMTSLPDSNASQQHVGAQAYTSNVRSYEEKSHYVKFQEMINGRKLKLVKVKRPEWSEADCLVKHDFCSCQSSNSSKCQEFCYKGESIAITSRDVWPVYHVYYIGGSNSGITRADVVLKAQLLLSHFDRIYTKLLQCLESSMNGEPSKMSTCIGNMYELVTAGKKLARTHILKPDSPENRLTATPRWQFVKDNYQLNGLDDMSGPSNVDYC, encoded by the exons ATGCCTGGTTTTATTCTTACAACAA CATATCTTGATTGGCCCCGAATTCACTTTACTGGTAAAGTATTTGTGGACACACCGACTACGAACAATTACCGCTGCTACTTCGACAACCAACACTTCTGTCCTCATTGCAACACATTTCGAAATGCATATGCATCAAAAATTATCAAATCT AACGTTACGTTGCCCCGTTACAAATTTAGTTCCAATACTCCGAACCCGATGGGAACTGGCCATTTCTTTTTTCATGAAACAACAGTTAAATCAGTTTGTTGGGAAAAAGGGAAACCATGTACAACAGTTGACCCAATGGTGAAAAGAAAGGTACACG GTGTTTCACCGGGTCGTATGGTGGATTTGGATGTTGATTGGCAGTTATCACCTGAAGTAGTTGGATATGATATCCATATACCTGGTGTCCTCACTGCTCATATGGTAGCAGGGATTTCAAACCAACTGACAATTCGTATTTTTGAAAC cgGGACAAGTGGCGGGGACATGAAAGATCTCGCTTCAATAAAAAGCAAGCTGGTTCGTGTTAAATGGATAGATCCTTACTTTAAAGCCAAGTTCCGAAACAAAACTTCCTTGTCAATCATTTTCACCATCGATTTGTT CACCTACGTCAAATATATGGGGAGAATATCTGGAACTATAGGTATGACGTCAGATGATGACCCTGTTAACGTGTTTGGATCTCGAGTAATGAAGCCGAACAATGCTGTTGATGTATACGAAGCTCCAATTAACCTCGATGTTAAATCAAAG ATACTGCTTCTGGATTTGGCAAGTGCTATCAAATGTAACGCCAAAGGAAACTTCGCTGTCAATGACCTCAAGAACGTCGACGTCATCGTTTATCCCGTGACTGATAGTATCTGTAGAAGTCCCGTGTTTGACTGTTGTATAAGGTCGTTGAGCTGCGGCAAAGCAAGAGGATTCCTTTTAACGATCGGCGGGGCGTTAAACTATGTGCAGAAATCACAAGACTG GTACACCACGTACGGAGGAATCGTCGAAATTTCATTAGCTTGGGCTGATGAACATATATTGGATATATTGGCCAATAGTCGATTTGGTTTGGTTTCAAGGTCCAAAATCAGCGCAAGTGAAATACTCAAGTCGCCACCTCTTTCCTACACCATGTTCAGCCTCTTGCCCCAGCAGTCATGTAATATGGAAACTAAAATCGGTTCGTGCAAACTGGTTATGTCTGAGTCGCCTTTTGGAATCAACTATAAG CCCATGGGAAGATTCACAGAGCGAAAATCTCGTGGGGAAACCTGGGATATTCAGACACTTGTGTCTTCATTCGGTCGGCCGTTACAAGGAGCTAATCTATTCGTACGAAACATCAAGAAGTCAAAAACCCTGGCGTCGTGCACGTCAAGAAAa GATCCTTGTGGAATGTATTTATCAGTCCCTGCAAATGCATTGGACCTCGGGAACACAGTCACATCTGATGTAAATGGGGTTGCTAGATTGCCGATTAAAGTCGTACGGAGTCCAGGTTTTCCAAGAAGATGTGGGATAGATGGACAG GTTTATATCTTGGGTATGTTCTTGGATTACACATCACATGGACAGCGAGTGAAACTTGGTGACGGAGGAATGTTCGTTGCAACAATGTCAAGCCAAACTGAGCGATTGATGATCAAGCAGTGCGGCATTGACCGAGCGTTTGGTGCCATGGGATTGGCACTGAAAGTTTACGG ATCTCTTCCTGTTTCAACAATGCAAAAGACGTGCCCTACGTGGGTCGATGACGTCAAACcaatatttcagttttataacaacatgGTTCCCGTGATGGCACGTGATCACATCATCGACTTACGTAACGTGCAGGATGTCAG ATCTAAGCTACGTATGATCAATATGTCGATGTTTGAATACGACTGGAATCATCCCAACTTCATGCCGACCACTCGTGACCTTTCACCTGATAAGACGGAAATCGTAAGAAGGTGGCTCGAATGTGAGATGAATGGAATTACTGGTGGTATTCCCACACAAAAAAC GTCGTTTACTGCTGAACAACAAAACGTATGTGGCTCAGCACGAAACTTGGAGAAAACAGTGGACGATCTACGTAGATATATACAAGGAGGAATGTGGATCGAACTTTACACCATCCCACCTTACATGACCGCCATGTTTTCATTGAAGAAGAATCATCCCAAAGAAGCTTACTCACTATTAAAAAG CATTGTCACCGAAGAAATGCTACATATGTCGCTAAACAGCAACGTACTCAACGCTATTGGAGGAAAACCAAACCTAACTGATGATTACTGGTTGCCTGATTATCCTACTAACTTCCCTTCACTGGATTTTTACCAG ATAAAACCTGATCTTACTCTCAAACTTGAAAAGTTTTCAACGTCGTTGCTGAAAGATTTTTCCGAAATTGAAGAACCCTCCCCACCAAGTGTGCAGAGGATTTTGCACAATATCGCCCTTTTGTGGGGAAAACTGCCCGAagacggtgggggaagatggaacagtCGTGAACAAGATGGCAAAACTGTCTACGAAG ATTCGGCATCCGGAGTAGAAAATACTCCAAGGTGGTTGGAAGATGCTTATACTTATCATGACAACGGCAGG ATTAATTTACTTCGATCTTCACAAGATAACTTTTGGAGcgaggtgtttgaaatatCGTCACAACTTCTTGAACAGCCAGATATAATGGACGCTTATTCTATCGGGGGATTTTATGCTCACGTAATGCTCAAGATTATTCAAACTGAATCCTGTGTTCGTCTCGAAAATGAAAGCAAGACTATCTTCACCGGTCTAAAAACCCGACAGCTTGGACCGAATCAATGGTATGGAACCAAGGGTCTGAGCAGTGCAACTTTATTTCCCGTCCATAGCTTAAAATCTGGAATCGAAGCGCTTATGGAGATTGTATACGAAGGAGAGGGCGGTACCTTGTGTTCTCCttatatgacgtcactccCCGACTCAAATGCATCTCAGCAGCACGTTGGCGCTCAAGCATATACCTCCAACGTTCGGTCTTACGAGGAAAAGTCGCATTATGTCAAGTTTCAGGAGATGATTAACGGGCGCAAGTTAAAGTTGGTGAAAGTAAAGAGACCGGAATGGTCAGAAGCCGATTGTTTGGTAAAACACGACTTTTGTTCCTGTCAATCAAGCAACAGTTCAAAGTGTCAAGAATTTTGTTACAAAGGAGAATCAATAGCCATAACCAGCAGAGACGTGTGGCCTGTATACCATGTGTATTATATAGGAGGATCTAATAGCGGTATTACAAGGGCAGATGTCGTACTCAAGGCACAACTTTTGTTAAGTCATTTCGATAGGATATACACTAAGTTGCTGCAGTGTCTTG AGTCCTCTATGAATGGCGAACCCTCAAAAATGTCAACATGCATAGGAAATATGTATGAGCTTGTAACTGCTGGTAAAAAACTTGCACGaacacacattttaaaacccGATTCTCCCGAAAATCGTTTAACTGCAACTCCTAGGTGGCAGTTTGTGAAAGATAATTATCAATTGAACGGTTTAGACGACATGAGTGGACCAAGCAACGTAGATTACTGTTAG
- the LOC100177334 gene encoding uncharacterized protein LOC100177334 isoform X2, with amino-acid sequence MPGFILTTTWTKWSSWSACSKTCGAGIRLRERICARTNMTGRCAGSKLQHGRCYEKICSSYLDWPRIHFTGKVFVDTPTTNNYRCYFDNQHFCPHCNTFRNAYASKIIKSNVTLPRYKFSSNTPNPMGTGHFFFHETTVKSVCWEKGKPCTTVDPMVKRKVHGVSPGRMVDLDVDWQLSPEVVGYDIHIPGVLTAHMVAGISNQLTIRIFETGTSGGDMKDLASIKSKLVRVKWIDPYFKAKFRNKTSLSIIFTIDLFTYVKYMGRISGTIGMTSDDDPVNVFGSRVMKPNNAVDVYEAPINLDVKSKILLLDLASAIKCNAKGNFAVNDLKNVDVIVYPVTDSICRSPVFDCCIRSLSCGKARGFLLTIGGALNYVQKSQDWYTTYGGIVEISLAWADEHILDILANSRFGLVSRSKISASEILKSPPLSYTMFSLLPQQSCNMETKIGSCKLVMSESPFGINYKPMGRFTERKSRGETWDIQTLVSSFGRPLQGANLFVRNIKKSKTLASCTSRKDPCGMYLSVPANALDLGNTVTSDVNGVARLPIKVVRSPGFPRRCGIDGQVYILGMFLDYTSHGQRVKLGDGGMFVATMSSQTERLMIKQCGIDRAFGAMGLALKVYGSLPVSTMQKTCPTWVDDVKPIFQFYNNMVPVMARDHIIDLRNVQDVRSKLRMINMSMFEYDWNHPNFMPTTRDLSPDKTEIVRRWLECEMNGITGGIPTQKTSFTAEQQNVCGSARNLEKTVDDLRRYIQGGMWIELYTIPPYMTAMFSLKKNHPKEAYSLLKSIVTEEMLHMSLNSNVLNAIGGKPNLTDDYWLPDYPTNFPSLDFYQIKPDLTLKLEKFSTSLLKDFSEIEEPSPPSVQRILHNIALLWGKLPEDGGGRWNSREQDGKTVYEDSASGVENTPRWLEDAYTYHDNGRINLLRSSQDNFWSEVFEISSQLLEQPDIMDAYSIGGFYAHVMLKIIQTESCVRLENESKTIFTGLKTRQLGPNQWYGTKGLSSATLFPVHSLKSGIEALMEIVYEGEGGTLCSPYMTSLPDSNASQQHVGAQAYTSNVRSYEEKSHYVKFQEMINGRKLKLVKVKRPEWSEADCLVKHDFCSCQSSNSSKCQEFCYKGESIAITSRDVWPVYHVYYIGGSNSGITRADVVLKAQLLLSHFDRIYTKLLQCLESSMNGEPSKMSTCIGNMYELVTAGKKLARTHILKPDSPENRLTATPRWQFVKDNYQLNGLDDMSGPSNVDYC; translated from the exons ATGCCTGGTTTTATTCTTACAACAA CGTGGACAAAATGGAGCAGCTGGAGCGCATGTAGTAAGACATGCGGGGCAGGGATTCGTTTGCGAGAAAGGATATGTGCACGAACTAATATGACAGGCAGATGTGCAGGCAGCAAGTTACAACATGGACGGTGCTACGAAAAAATATGCTCGT CATATCTTGATTGGCCCCGAATTCACTTTACTGGTAAAGTATTTGTGGACACACCGACTACGAACAATTACCGCTGCTACTTCGACAACCAACACTTCTGTCCTCATTGCAACACATTTCGAAATGCATATGCATCAAAAATTATCAAATCT AACGTTACGTTGCCCCGTTACAAATTTAGTTCCAATACTCCGAACCCGATGGGAACTGGCCATTTCTTTTTTCATGAAACAACAGTTAAATCAGTTTGTTGGGAAAAAGGGAAACCATGTACAACAGTTGACCCAATGGTGAAAAGAAAGGTACACG GTGTTTCACCGGGTCGTATGGTGGATTTGGATGTTGATTGGCAGTTATCACCTGAAGTAGTTGGATATGATATCCATATACCTGGTGTCCTCACTGCTCATATGGTAGCAGGGATTTCAAACCAACTGACAATTCGTATTTTTGAAAC cgGGACAAGTGGCGGGGACATGAAAGATCTCGCTTCAATAAAAAGCAAGCTGGTTCGTGTTAAATGGATAGATCCTTACTTTAAAGCCAAGTTCCGAAACAAAACTTCCTTGTCAATCATTTTCACCATCGATTTGTT CACCTACGTCAAATATATGGGGAGAATATCTGGAACTATAGGTATGACGTCAGATGATGACCCTGTTAACGTGTTTGGATCTCGAGTAATGAAGCCGAACAATGCTGTTGATGTATACGAAGCTCCAATTAACCTCGATGTTAAATCAAAG ATACTGCTTCTGGATTTGGCAAGTGCTATCAAATGTAACGCCAAAGGAAACTTCGCTGTCAATGACCTCAAGAACGTCGACGTCATCGTTTATCCCGTGACTGATAGTATCTGTAGAAGTCCCGTGTTTGACTGTTGTATAAGGTCGTTGAGCTGCGGCAAAGCAAGAGGATTCCTTTTAACGATCGGCGGGGCGTTAAACTATGTGCAGAAATCACAAGACTG GTACACCACGTACGGAGGAATCGTCGAAATTTCATTAGCTTGGGCTGATGAACATATATTGGATATATTGGCCAATAGTCGATTTGGTTTGGTTTCAAGGTCCAAAATCAGCGCAAGTGAAATACTCAAGTCGCCACCTCTTTCCTACACCATGTTCAGCCTCTTGCCCCAGCAGTCATGTAATATGGAAACTAAAATCGGTTCGTGCAAACTGGTTATGTCTGAGTCGCCTTTTGGAATCAACTATAAG CCCATGGGAAGATTCACAGAGCGAAAATCTCGTGGGGAAACCTGGGATATTCAGACACTTGTGTCTTCATTCGGTCGGCCGTTACAAGGAGCTAATCTATTCGTACGAAACATCAAGAAGTCAAAAACCCTGGCGTCGTGCACGTCAAGAAAa GATCCTTGTGGAATGTATTTATCAGTCCCTGCAAATGCATTGGACCTCGGGAACACAGTCACATCTGATGTAAATGGGGTTGCTAGATTGCCGATTAAAGTCGTACGGAGTCCAGGTTTTCCAAGAAGATGTGGGATAGATGGACAG GTTTATATCTTGGGTATGTTCTTGGATTACACATCACATGGACAGCGAGTGAAACTTGGTGACGGAGGAATGTTCGTTGCAACAATGTCAAGCCAAACTGAGCGATTGATGATCAAGCAGTGCGGCATTGACCGAGCGTTTGGTGCCATGGGATTGGCACTGAAAGTTTACGG ATCTCTTCCTGTTTCAACAATGCAAAAGACGTGCCCTACGTGGGTCGATGACGTCAAACcaatatttcagttttataacaacatgGTTCCCGTGATGGCACGTGATCACATCATCGACTTACGTAACGTGCAGGATGTCAG ATCTAAGCTACGTATGATCAATATGTCGATGTTTGAATACGACTGGAATCATCCCAACTTCATGCCGACCACTCGTGACCTTTCACCTGATAAGACGGAAATCGTAAGAAGGTGGCTCGAATGTGAGATGAATGGAATTACTGGTGGTATTCCCACACAAAAAAC GTCGTTTACTGCTGAACAACAAAACGTATGTGGCTCAGCACGAAACTTGGAGAAAACAGTGGACGATCTACGTAGATATATACAAGGAGGAATGTGGATCGAACTTTACACCATCCCACCTTACATGACCGCCATGTTTTCATTGAAGAAGAATCATCCCAAAGAAGCTTACTCACTATTAAAAAG CATTGTCACCGAAGAAATGCTACATATGTCGCTAAACAGCAACGTACTCAACGCTATTGGAGGAAAACCAAACCTAACTGATGATTACTGGTTGCCTGATTATCCTACTAACTTCCCTTCACTGGATTTTTACCAG ATAAAACCTGATCTTACTCTCAAACTTGAAAAGTTTTCAACGTCGTTGCTGAAAGATTTTTCCGAAATTGAAGAACCCTCCCCACCAAGTGTGCAGAGGATTTTGCACAATATCGCCCTTTTGTGGGGAAAACTGCCCGAagacggtgggggaagatggaacagtCGTGAACAAGATGGCAAAACTGTCTACGAAG ATTCGGCATCCGGAGTAGAAAATACTCCAAGGTGGTTGGAAGATGCTTATACTTATCATGACAACGGCAGG ATTAATTTACTTCGATCTTCACAAGATAACTTTTGGAGcgaggtgtttgaaatatCGTCACAACTTCTTGAACAGCCAGATATAATGGACGCTTATTCTATCGGGGGATTTTATGCTCACGTAATGCTCAAGATTATTCAAACTGAATCCTGTGTTCGTCTCGAAAATGAAAGCAAGACTATCTTCACCGGTCTAAAAACCCGACAGCTTGGACCGAATCAATGGTATGGAACCAAGGGTCTGAGCAGTGCAACTTTATTTCCCGTCCATAGCTTAAAATCTGGAATCGAAGCGCTTATGGAGATTGTATACGAAGGAGAGGGCGGTACCTTGTGTTCTCCttatatgacgtcactccCCGACTCAAATGCATCTCAGCAGCACGTTGGCGCTCAAGCATATACCTCCAACGTTCGGTCTTACGAGGAAAAGTCGCATTATGTCAAGTTTCAGGAGATGATTAACGGGCGCAAGTTAAAGTTGGTGAAAGTAAAGAGACCGGAATGGTCAGAAGCCGATTGTTTGGTAAAACACGACTTTTGTTCCTGTCAATCAAGCAACAGTTCAAAGTGTCAAGAATTTTGTTACAAAGGAGAATCAATAGCCATAACCAGCAGAGACGTGTGGCCTGTATACCATGTGTATTATATAGGAGGATCTAATAGCGGTATTACAAGGGCAGATGTCGTACTCAAGGCACAACTTTTGTTAAGTCATTTCGATAGGATATACACTAAGTTGCTGCAGTGTCTTG AGTCCTCTATGAATGGCGAACCCTCAAAAATGTCAACATGCATAGGAAATATGTATGAGCTTGTAACTGCTGGTAAAAAACTTGCACGaacacacattttaaaacccGATTCTCCCGAAAATCGTTTAACTGCAACTCCTAGGTGGCAGTTTGTGAAAGATAATTATCAATTGAACGGTTTAGACGACATGAGTGGACCAAGCAACGTAGATTACTGTTAG
- the LOC100177334 gene encoding uncharacterized protein LOC100177334 isoform X1: MSIRSLCFVVVVALSLQPNKSEAFSAWTKWSSWSACSKTCGAGIRLRERICARTNMTGRCAGSKLQHGRCYEKICSSYLDWPRIHFTGKVFVDTPTTNNYRCYFDNQHFCPHCNTFRNAYASKIIKSNVTLPRYKFSSNTPNPMGTGHFFFHETTVKSVCWEKGKPCTTVDPMVKRKVHGVSPGRMVDLDVDWQLSPEVVGYDIHIPGVLTAHMVAGISNQLTIRIFETGTSGGDMKDLASIKSKLVRVKWIDPYFKAKFRNKTSLSIIFTIDLFTYVKYMGRISGTIGMTSDDDPVNVFGSRVMKPNNAVDVYEAPINLDVKSKILLLDLASAIKCNAKGNFAVNDLKNVDVIVYPVTDSICRSPVFDCCIRSLSCGKARGFLLTIGGALNYVQKSQDWYTTYGGIVEISLAWADEHILDILANSRFGLVSRSKISASEILKSPPLSYTMFSLLPQQSCNMETKIGSCKLVMSESPFGINYKPMGRFTERKSRGETWDIQTLVSSFGRPLQGANLFVRNIKKSKTLASCTSRKDPCGMYLSVPANALDLGNTVTSDVNGVARLPIKVVRSPGFPRRCGIDGQVYILGMFLDYTSHGQRVKLGDGGMFVATMSSQTERLMIKQCGIDRAFGAMGLALKVYGSLPVSTMQKTCPTWVDDVKPIFQFYNNMVPVMARDHIIDLRNVQDVRSKLRMINMSMFEYDWNHPNFMPTTRDLSPDKTEIVRRWLECEMNGITGGIPTQKTSFTAEQQNVCGSARNLEKTVDDLRRYIQGGMWIELYTIPPYMTAMFSLKKNHPKEAYSLLKSIVTEEMLHMSLNSNVLNAIGGKPNLTDDYWLPDYPTNFPSLDFYQIKPDLTLKLEKFSTSLLKDFSEIEEPSPPSVQRILHNIALLWGKLPEDGGGRWNSREQDGKTVYEDSASGVENTPRWLEDAYTYHDNGRINLLRSSQDNFWSEVFEISSQLLEQPDIMDAYSIGGFYAHVMLKIIQTESCVRLENESKTIFTGLKTRQLGPNQWYGTKGLSSATLFPVHSLKSGIEALMEIVYEGEGGTLCSPYMTSLPDSNASQQHVGAQAYTSNVRSYEEKSHYVKFQEMINGRKLKLVKVKRPEWSEADCLVKHDFCSCQSSNSSKCQEFCYKGESIAITSRDVWPVYHVYYIGGSNSGITRADVVLKAQLLLSHFDRIYTKLLQCLESSMNGEPSKMSTCIGNMYELVTAGKKLARTHILKPDSPENRLTATPRWQFVKDNYQLNGLDDMSGPSNVDYC; the protein is encoded by the exons ATGTCAATTAGAAGTTTATGTTTTGTCGTTGTTGTTGCCCTTTCATTGCAGCCGAACAAAAGTGAAGCGTTCTCGG CGTGGACAAAATGGAGCAGCTGGAGCGCATGTAGTAAGACATGCGGGGCAGGGATTCGTTTGCGAGAAAGGATATGTGCACGAACTAATATGACAGGCAGATGTGCAGGCAGCAAGTTACAACATGGACGGTGCTACGAAAAAATATGCTCGT CATATCTTGATTGGCCCCGAATTCACTTTACTGGTAAAGTATTTGTGGACACACCGACTACGAACAATTACCGCTGCTACTTCGACAACCAACACTTCTGTCCTCATTGCAACACATTTCGAAATGCATATGCATCAAAAATTATCAAATCT AACGTTACGTTGCCCCGTTACAAATTTAGTTCCAATACTCCGAACCCGATGGGAACTGGCCATTTCTTTTTTCATGAAACAACAGTTAAATCAGTTTGTTGGGAAAAAGGGAAACCATGTACAACAGTTGACCCAATGGTGAAAAGAAAGGTACACG GTGTTTCACCGGGTCGTATGGTGGATTTGGATGTTGATTGGCAGTTATCACCTGAAGTAGTTGGATATGATATCCATATACCTGGTGTCCTCACTGCTCATATGGTAGCAGGGATTTCAAACCAACTGACAATTCGTATTTTTGAAAC cgGGACAAGTGGCGGGGACATGAAAGATCTCGCTTCAATAAAAAGCAAGCTGGTTCGTGTTAAATGGATAGATCCTTACTTTAAAGCCAAGTTCCGAAACAAAACTTCCTTGTCAATCATTTTCACCATCGATTTGTT CACCTACGTCAAATATATGGGGAGAATATCTGGAACTATAGGTATGACGTCAGATGATGACCCTGTTAACGTGTTTGGATCTCGAGTAATGAAGCCGAACAATGCTGTTGATGTATACGAAGCTCCAATTAACCTCGATGTTAAATCAAAG ATACTGCTTCTGGATTTGGCAAGTGCTATCAAATGTAACGCCAAAGGAAACTTCGCTGTCAATGACCTCAAGAACGTCGACGTCATCGTTTATCCCGTGACTGATAGTATCTGTAGAAGTCCCGTGTTTGACTGTTGTATAAGGTCGTTGAGCTGCGGCAAAGCAAGAGGATTCCTTTTAACGATCGGCGGGGCGTTAAACTATGTGCAGAAATCACAAGACTG GTACACCACGTACGGAGGAATCGTCGAAATTTCATTAGCTTGGGCTGATGAACATATATTGGATATATTGGCCAATAGTCGATTTGGTTTGGTTTCAAGGTCCAAAATCAGCGCAAGTGAAATACTCAAGTCGCCACCTCTTTCCTACACCATGTTCAGCCTCTTGCCCCAGCAGTCATGTAATATGGAAACTAAAATCGGTTCGTGCAAACTGGTTATGTCTGAGTCGCCTTTTGGAATCAACTATAAG CCCATGGGAAGATTCACAGAGCGAAAATCTCGTGGGGAAACCTGGGATATTCAGACACTTGTGTCTTCATTCGGTCGGCCGTTACAAGGAGCTAATCTATTCGTACGAAACATCAAGAAGTCAAAAACCCTGGCGTCGTGCACGTCAAGAAAa GATCCTTGTGGAATGTATTTATCAGTCCCTGCAAATGCATTGGACCTCGGGAACACAGTCACATCTGATGTAAATGGGGTTGCTAGATTGCCGATTAAAGTCGTACGGAGTCCAGGTTTTCCAAGAAGATGTGGGATAGATGGACAG GTTTATATCTTGGGTATGTTCTTGGATTACACATCACATGGACAGCGAGTGAAACTTGGTGACGGAGGAATGTTCGTTGCAACAATGTCAAGCCAAACTGAGCGATTGATGATCAAGCAGTGCGGCATTGACCGAGCGTTTGGTGCCATGGGATTGGCACTGAAAGTTTACGG ATCTCTTCCTGTTTCAACAATGCAAAAGACGTGCCCTACGTGGGTCGATGACGTCAAACcaatatttcagttttataacaacatgGTTCCCGTGATGGCACGTGATCACATCATCGACTTACGTAACGTGCAGGATGTCAG ATCTAAGCTACGTATGATCAATATGTCGATGTTTGAATACGACTGGAATCATCCCAACTTCATGCCGACCACTCGTGACCTTTCACCTGATAAGACGGAAATCGTAAGAAGGTGGCTCGAATGTGAGATGAATGGAATTACTGGTGGTATTCCCACACAAAAAAC GTCGTTTACTGCTGAACAACAAAACGTATGTGGCTCAGCACGAAACTTGGAGAAAACAGTGGACGATCTACGTAGATATATACAAGGAGGAATGTGGATCGAACTTTACACCATCCCACCTTACATGACCGCCATGTTTTCATTGAAGAAGAATCATCCCAAAGAAGCTTACTCACTATTAAAAAG CATTGTCACCGAAGAAATGCTACATATGTCGCTAAACAGCAACGTACTCAACGCTATTGGAGGAAAACCAAACCTAACTGATGATTACTGGTTGCCTGATTATCCTACTAACTTCCCTTCACTGGATTTTTACCAG ATAAAACCTGATCTTACTCTCAAACTTGAAAAGTTTTCAACGTCGTTGCTGAAAGATTTTTCCGAAATTGAAGAACCCTCCCCACCAAGTGTGCAGAGGATTTTGCACAATATCGCCCTTTTGTGGGGAAAACTGCCCGAagacggtgggggaagatggaacagtCGTGAACAAGATGGCAAAACTGTCTACGAAG ATTCGGCATCCGGAGTAGAAAATACTCCAAGGTGGTTGGAAGATGCTTATACTTATCATGACAACGGCAGG ATTAATTTACTTCGATCTTCACAAGATAACTTTTGGAGcgaggtgtttgaaatatCGTCACAACTTCTTGAACAGCCAGATATAATGGACGCTTATTCTATCGGGGGATTTTATGCTCACGTAATGCTCAAGATTATTCAAACTGAATCCTGTGTTCGTCTCGAAAATGAAAGCAAGACTATCTTCACCGGTCTAAAAACCCGACAGCTTGGACCGAATCAATGGTATGGAACCAAGGGTCTGAGCAGTGCAACTTTATTTCCCGTCCATAGCTTAAAATCTGGAATCGAAGCGCTTATGGAGATTGTATACGAAGGAGAGGGCGGTACCTTGTGTTCTCCttatatgacgtcactccCCGACTCAAATGCATCTCAGCAGCACGTTGGCGCTCAAGCATATACCTCCAACGTTCGGTCTTACGAGGAAAAGTCGCATTATGTCAAGTTTCAGGAGATGATTAACGGGCGCAAGTTAAAGTTGGTGAAAGTAAAGAGACCGGAATGGTCAGAAGCCGATTGTTTGGTAAAACACGACTTTTGTTCCTGTCAATCAAGCAACAGTTCAAAGTGTCAAGAATTTTGTTACAAAGGAGAATCAATAGCCATAACCAGCAGAGACGTGTGGCCTGTATACCATGTGTATTATATAGGAGGATCTAATAGCGGTATTACAAGGGCAGATGTCGTACTCAAGGCACAACTTTTGTTAAGTCATTTCGATAGGATATACACTAAGTTGCTGCAGTGTCTTG AGTCCTCTATGAATGGCGAACCCTCAAAAATGTCAACATGCATAGGAAATATGTATGAGCTTGTAACTGCTGGTAAAAAACTTGCACGaacacacattttaaaacccGATTCTCCCGAAAATCGTTTAACTGCAACTCCTAGGTGGCAGTTTGTGAAAGATAATTATCAATTGAACGGTTTAGACGACATGAGTGGACCAAGCAACGTAGATTACTGTTAG